One genomic segment of Coffea arabica cultivar ET-39 chromosome 6e, Coffea Arabica ET-39 HiFi, whole genome shotgun sequence includes these proteins:
- the LOC113697120 gene encoding probable 3-deoxy-D-manno-octulosonic acid transferase, mitochondrial isoform X2, with the protein MARKKGELIYKIYRAFSYGLSPMINLHLRWRKFRGLEHPKRWTERLGRPSLPRPAGPLVWFHAVSLGEGMAAIPVIKCCLTRRPDVTVLMTSTTLSAFEVIKKELPANVIYQFAPVDAPAAVEAFLGYWKPNAIILIESELWPNLIIGAAKNGIALALLNARISAKSFRYWSLPVVLPLAAFMLSKFSLIVPLSNKQAIQFQLLQAPPLVINFSGDLKYAVEDTTLAGDNGLEELQEQLKHRKVWMASSLHRGEDKIMLRVHKALKEIYPDMLTIIVPRHLEELQRKGISVALRSHSDKLSLGAETYVVDTLGELRELYRLTPIAVIGGSFLPGLAGHNISEAAVAGCAVLTGHYLGHFNHMVQEMQRLSPSSVLQVSGDMLVEALIELFSDAKLLETRRAAAKQAYHALSSGVVENMWRLVQFHILDKSVPM; encoded by the exons ATGGCTAGGAAGAAAGGTGAACTAATTTACAAAATCTACCGAGCTTTTTCCTATGGTCTATCGCCGATGATAAATCTCCACCTACGGTGGCGCAAATTCCGAGGTCTCGAGCATCCGAAACGGTGGACTGAGCGTCTCGGCCGCCCCTCGCTTCCTCGGCCCGCCGGACCTTTAGTTTGGTTCCACGCCGTCTCTTTAG GTGAAGGAATGGCTGCGATTCCGGTGATAAAATGCTGTTTAACGAGGAGGCCGGACGTTACTGTCTTGATGACGTCGACGACGCTGTCAGCATT TGAGGTCATAAAGAAGGAGCTTCCAGCTAATGTCATATATCAG TTTGCTCCAGTTGATGCCCCTGCTGCTGTGGAGGCTTTTCTTGGTTATTGGAAGCCAAATGCAATCATCCTAATTGAAAGTGAACTTTGGCCTAACCTGATTATCGGTGCAGCAAAAAATGGT ATTGCGTTGGCATTGCTAAATGCACGGATCTCTGCTAAATCTTTTCGCTATTGGTCCTTACCAGTGGTTCTTCCTCTGGCTGCATTCATGCTCTCCAAATTTTCACTGATAGTTCCGTTG AGCAATAAACAGGCTATTCAATTTCAGCTGCTTCAAGCTCCACCACTTGTCATCAACTTTTCCGGAGACCTTAAATATG CCGTAGAAGACACCACCCTTGCAGGGGATAATGGTCTAGAAGAATTGCAGGAACAGCTTAAACATAGAAAGGTGTGGATGGCTTCTTCATTGCATAGGGGTGAAGACAAGA TCATGCTAAGAGTTCACAAGGCGCTGAAGGAAATTTATCCTGATATGCTCACTATCATTGTGCCTCGGCACCTGGAG GAGTTGCAGAGAAAAGGAATCAGTGTAGCATTAAGGTCTCATAGTGATAAGCTTTCATTAGGAGCAGAGACATATGTGGTGGATACATTAG GTGAACTAAGGGAACTCTATAGGTTAACTCCAATAGCTGTAATTGGGGGTTCTTTTTTGCCTGGTTTGGCTGGTCATAATATTTCAGAAGCTGCTGTTGCTGGCTGTGCTGTTTTGACTG GTCATTATCTTGGCCATTTCAACCACATGGTACAAGAAATGCAACGTCTAAGTCCTTCATCGGTTCTGCAG GTTTCAGGAGACATGCTTGTAGAAGCTCTCATCGAGCTGTTTAGTGATGCCAAACTTCTGGAAACACGACGTGCAGCTGCAAAACAAGCATATCATGCTCTGTCAAGTGGTGTAGTTGAAAATATGTGGCGTTTAGTACAATTCCACATTTTAGATAAAAGCGTGCCAATGTAA
- the LOC113697120 gene encoding probable 3-deoxy-D-manno-octulosonic acid transferase, mitochondrial isoform X3: protein MARKKGELIYKIYRAFSYGLSPMINLHLRWRKFRGLEHPKRWTERLGRPSLPRPAGPLVWFHAVSLGEGMAAIPVIKCCLTRRPDVTVLMTSTTLSAFEVIKKELPANVIYQFAPVDAPAAVEAFLGYWKPNAIILIESELWPNLIIGAAKNGIALALLNARISAKSFRYWSLPVVLPLAAFMLSKFSLIVPLLLQAPPLVINFSGDLKYAVEDTTLAGDNGLEELQEQLKHRKVWMASSLHRGEDKIMLRVHKALKEIYPDMLTIIVPRHLEVGQEIVLELQRKGISVALRSHSDKLSLGAETYVVDTLGELRELYRLTPIAVIGGSFLPGLAGHNISEAAVAGCAVLTGHYLGHFNHMVQEMQRLSPSSVLQVSGDMLVEALIELFSDAKLLETRRAAAKQAYHALSSGVVENMWRLVQFHILDKSVPM, encoded by the exons ATGGCTAGGAAGAAAGGTGAACTAATTTACAAAATCTACCGAGCTTTTTCCTATGGTCTATCGCCGATGATAAATCTCCACCTACGGTGGCGCAAATTCCGAGGTCTCGAGCATCCGAAACGGTGGACTGAGCGTCTCGGCCGCCCCTCGCTTCCTCGGCCCGCCGGACCTTTAGTTTGGTTCCACGCCGTCTCTTTAG GTGAAGGAATGGCTGCGATTCCGGTGATAAAATGCTGTTTAACGAGGAGGCCGGACGTTACTGTCTTGATGACGTCGACGACGCTGTCAGCATT TGAGGTCATAAAGAAGGAGCTTCCAGCTAATGTCATATATCAG TTTGCTCCAGTTGATGCCCCTGCTGCTGTGGAGGCTTTTCTTGGTTATTGGAAGCCAAATGCAATCATCCTAATTGAAAGTGAACTTTGGCCTAACCTGATTATCGGTGCAGCAAAAAATGGT ATTGCGTTGGCATTGCTAAATGCACGGATCTCTGCTAAATCTTTTCGCTATTGGTCCTTACCAGTGGTTCTTCCTCTGGCTGCATTCATGCTCTCCAAATTTTCACTGATAGTTCCGTTG CTGCTTCAAGCTCCACCACTTGTCATCAACTTTTCCGGAGACCTTAAATATG CCGTAGAAGACACCACCCTTGCAGGGGATAATGGTCTAGAAGAATTGCAGGAACAGCTTAAACATAGAAAGGTGTGGATGGCTTCTTCATTGCATAGGGGTGAAGACAAGA TCATGCTAAGAGTTCACAAGGCGCTGAAGGAAATTTATCCTGATATGCTCACTATCATTGTGCCTCGGCACCTGGAGGTCGGTCAAGAAATTGTTCTG GAGTTGCAGAGAAAAGGAATCAGTGTAGCATTAAGGTCTCATAGTGATAAGCTTTCATTAGGAGCAGAGACATATGTGGTGGATACATTAG GTGAACTAAGGGAACTCTATAGGTTAACTCCAATAGCTGTAATTGGGGGTTCTTTTTTGCCTGGTTTGGCTGGTCATAATATTTCAGAAGCTGCTGTTGCTGGCTGTGCTGTTTTGACTG GTCATTATCTTGGCCATTTCAACCACATGGTACAAGAAATGCAACGTCTAAGTCCTTCATCGGTTCTGCAG GTTTCAGGAGACATGCTTGTAGAAGCTCTCATCGAGCTGTTTAGTGATGCCAAACTTCTGGAAACACGACGTGCAGCTGCAAAACAAGCATATCATGCTCTGTCAAGTGGTGTAGTTGAAAATATGTGGCGTTTAGTACAATTCCACATTTTAGATAAAAGCGTGCCAATGTAA
- the LOC113697120 gene encoding probable 3-deoxy-D-manno-octulosonic acid transferase, mitochondrial isoform X1 — protein sequence MARKKGELIYKIYRAFSYGLSPMINLHLRWRKFRGLEHPKRWTERLGRPSLPRPAGPLVWFHAVSLGEGMAAIPVIKCCLTRRPDVTVLMTSTTLSAFEVIKKELPANVIYQFAPVDAPAAVEAFLGYWKPNAIILIESELWPNLIIGAAKNGIALALLNARISAKSFRYWSLPVVLPLAAFMLSKFSLIVPLSNKQAIQFQLLQAPPLVINFSGDLKYAVEDTTLAGDNGLEELQEQLKHRKVWMASSLHRGEDKIMLRVHKALKEIYPDMLTIIVPRHLEVGQEIVLELQRKGISVALRSHSDKLSLGAETYVVDTLGELRELYRLTPIAVIGGSFLPGLAGHNISEAAVAGCAVLTGHYLGHFNHMVQEMQRLSPSSVLQVSGDMLVEALIELFSDAKLLETRRAAAKQAYHALSSGVVENMWRLVQFHILDKSVPM from the exons ATGGCTAGGAAGAAAGGTGAACTAATTTACAAAATCTACCGAGCTTTTTCCTATGGTCTATCGCCGATGATAAATCTCCACCTACGGTGGCGCAAATTCCGAGGTCTCGAGCATCCGAAACGGTGGACTGAGCGTCTCGGCCGCCCCTCGCTTCCTCGGCCCGCCGGACCTTTAGTTTGGTTCCACGCCGTCTCTTTAG GTGAAGGAATGGCTGCGATTCCGGTGATAAAATGCTGTTTAACGAGGAGGCCGGACGTTACTGTCTTGATGACGTCGACGACGCTGTCAGCATT TGAGGTCATAAAGAAGGAGCTTCCAGCTAATGTCATATATCAG TTTGCTCCAGTTGATGCCCCTGCTGCTGTGGAGGCTTTTCTTGGTTATTGGAAGCCAAATGCAATCATCCTAATTGAAAGTGAACTTTGGCCTAACCTGATTATCGGTGCAGCAAAAAATGGT ATTGCGTTGGCATTGCTAAATGCACGGATCTCTGCTAAATCTTTTCGCTATTGGTCCTTACCAGTGGTTCTTCCTCTGGCTGCATTCATGCTCTCCAAATTTTCACTGATAGTTCCGTTG AGCAATAAACAGGCTATTCAATTTCAGCTGCTTCAAGCTCCACCACTTGTCATCAACTTTTCCGGAGACCTTAAATATG CCGTAGAAGACACCACCCTTGCAGGGGATAATGGTCTAGAAGAATTGCAGGAACAGCTTAAACATAGAAAGGTGTGGATGGCTTCTTCATTGCATAGGGGTGAAGACAAGA TCATGCTAAGAGTTCACAAGGCGCTGAAGGAAATTTATCCTGATATGCTCACTATCATTGTGCCTCGGCACCTGGAGGTCGGTCAAGAAATTGTTCTG GAGTTGCAGAGAAAAGGAATCAGTGTAGCATTAAGGTCTCATAGTGATAAGCTTTCATTAGGAGCAGAGACATATGTGGTGGATACATTAG GTGAACTAAGGGAACTCTATAGGTTAACTCCAATAGCTGTAATTGGGGGTTCTTTTTTGCCTGGTTTGGCTGGTCATAATATTTCAGAAGCTGCTGTTGCTGGCTGTGCTGTTTTGACTG GTCATTATCTTGGCCATTTCAACCACATGGTACAAGAAATGCAACGTCTAAGTCCTTCATCGGTTCTGCAG GTTTCAGGAGACATGCTTGTAGAAGCTCTCATCGAGCTGTTTAGTGATGCCAAACTTCTGGAAACACGACGTGCAGCTGCAAAACAAGCATATCATGCTCTGTCAAGTGGTGTAGTTGAAAATATGTGGCGTTTAGTACAATTCCACATTTTAGATAAAAGCGTGCCAATGTAA